Within Microbacterium oryzae, the genomic segment GTGCGCACCCTCGCCGAGCGTGCCGACCAGGTCCTCGAGGATCTCCCGAGCTCCGGGCTCCCCTGCCACATCTGCGCGGTGGTAGGCGTCGGCGAGCTGGACCCCGCGGCGATGGAGGCGCTCGTTCTCGGGGTCGTCGGCGATGTACAGGTCCCCGGCGAGCATCCGCTCGCGGTTGCTGCGCGAGTCTCCGGCGAAGTAGTCGACAGTCATGCGCCCGACTCTACCGTAGAGTGGGTACGAACGTACACTTATTGCCTTCAGGACAGCACCCATCCACCCGGCACAGCGCGCACCTCCCCCGCGAGTTCCAGCAGACCCAGCGCGGCTTGGACGTCGCCGACCGCGAGGCCGCTGCGGCGGGCGATCTCCGGGATGTCCCGCGGCGTGCGAGAGGCGAGCGCGTCGCGCACGCGCACCTCCTCCGCCGACGGCTCCCTCGCACGGTCCCCCGCGTCGGGGCCCTCGCCGAGAAGCTCCAGCACGTCCGCCGCTGAGGTGATGCACTGCGCGTCGAACTCACGCAGCAGGCGGTGGCACCCGGCGGAGGTCGCACTCGTCACCGGACCGGGAACGGCGCCCAAGGGCCGACCGAGGGCGGCGGCGTGCCCGGCGGTGTTGAGCGTTCCGCTCCGCGCGCCTGCTTCGACGACGACGGTCGCGGCGGTGAGCGCGGCGATCAGCCGGTTGCGCTGCAGGAAGCGCCACTTCGTCGGCGTCGACCCCGGAGCGCTCTCGCTGACGATCGCACCGGTGCGCGCGAGCTCGGTGAAGAGCCGGGCGTGACCGGCCGGGTAGACCCGGTCGGCGCCGCCCGCGACCACGGCGACGGTCAGTCCGCCGCTCCCGAGCGTCGCGCGATGGGCGGCGCCGTCGATGCCGTACGCAGCGCCCGACACGATCCCCACCTCACGCGCCGAGAGCTCCCCTGCCAGCTCCGCCGCGACATGCTCGCCGTACGGCGTGGCGGCCCGCGCGCCGACGATCGCGACCGACCGCGCCAGCCGAGCGAGCGCCGCTCGGTCGCCGCGCACCCACAGCGCGAGCGGCGCGTGGGCTCCCAGATCATCCAGCTGCGGCGGCCACGACTCCTCCTCGGGCGTGAACAGGGCGAGCTCCGCCTTCGCGGCATCCTGCAGCGTGCGCGCGACGAGGGACGCGTCCAGCCGCGGACGCCACCGCGCGGACGCCGCCGTCAGCGTCTGCGGAGCGAGCTGCAGCGCTGCCAGCTGCGCATCGCGCAACCCGGCCTCGGCCATCCGGAGCGCGCGAGCCGGACCGAACGCGGCCACGAGCGTGCCCGCGGTGCCGTCCCCCGGCTCGGTGATCGCGGTCCACGCCGCGCGAGCGAGGCGATCGGAGTCATCGGCGCCGACGCATGCACCGCCCGCGCGCACGGCGGGCTCGTCGAGGAGGCTCATGCCACCACTCCCTTCTTGAGGAACAGGGCTCGGCCGACGTCGGCCGCCGTCGGTCGGTCGTGGCCGGCGAGGTCGGCGACGGTCCACGCCACGCGCAGCACCCGGTCGTAGCCGCGCAGCGTGAGGACGCCGCGCTGCAGCGCGGCGTCGAGCGAGCGCACGGCGCCGGGGTCGACGGCGCGCGGACCGCGGCGCAGCCAGGCGCCGGGGACGTCCACATTGACCTGCCACGGCGTGCCCGCCAGCCGCCGACGTGAGCGCGCCCGCGCGTCCGTCACCCGACTCCGCGCGGCGGCGGACGTGGTGCCGTCCGCGCTGCGCGTCTGCGCGATGCTGGCGATCCGCTCGACCTTGAGATCGATGTCGATGCGATCGAGCAGCGGTCCGGACAGCCGCTGCGCGTATCGCCGGATCAGGTGCGGTGAGCAGGTGCAGTCCCCGCCCCGCACCCCGTACTCCCCGCACGGGCAGGGGTTCTTCGCGAGGACGAGCTGGAACCGCGCCGGGAACCGCGCGGTGAACCCCGCGCGGTGGATGTCGATGCTCCCCTGCTCCAGCGGCTGGCGCAGCGCGTCGAGCGTCGAGGCGGCGGCCTCCGTGGCCTCGTCGATGAAGAGCACACCGCGGCTGGCCCGGGCGATGGCGCCGGGGCGCGCGACCCGCGACCCGCCGCCGATGAGCGCGGCGGTCGATGCCGAGTGGTGCGGCGCCTCGAAGGGCGGCCGCCGATCGAGCCGTGTGACCTGCTCGCCCGCGAGCGACCGCACCGACGCGACCTCGAGAGCGGCCTCGTCGTCGAGCGGCGGGAGGATCCCCGGCAGTCGACGGGCGAGCATGGTCTTGCCCGCACCGGACGGCCCCGACATCAGGAGGTGGTGCCCGCCGGCCGCGGCCACGATGAGCGCCTCCACGGCGTCCTGCTGTCCGACGACGTCGGCGAGATCCAGCTCCTCCGCGTCGGCGGGCGCCGCTGTCGCCCCGGGAACCGGCGGCACGTCGGGGACCTCCACCTCGGCACCGTGCCACGCGGCGACCTGCGCGAGCGACACCGCCGCCCACACCTCGGCGCCCACGACGAGCTCGGCCTCCTCGCGGTTGCCCCACGGCACGATCACGCGCGGACGACCGGCGGCGACCGCGGCGCGCACGGCGGGCAGCACGCCGGCCACCGGCCGGAGGCGCCCGTCGAGCCCGAGTTCGCCGAGGTGCACGACCGCCGCGGCGCTGGGTCGCCGCACCCGATCGTCGGTGGCGAGAGCGGCGACGGCGATCGCGAGGTCGAAGCCGGTTCCCTGCTTGGGCAGTCCCGCCGGCGACAGGTTCACCGTGAGCCGCCGATACGGCAGCGGCAGTCCGCTGTTCTCGCACGCGTTGCCGACCCGCCGCGCCGCCTCGCCCAGCGCCCGGTCGGCGAGGCCGATGATGCGGATGTCGGGCTGGTGCGCGGTGACGTCGGCCTCCACCTCCACCACCTCGCCGCGCAGGCCGGTGAGCGCGACCGCCCACGTGCGCGCGACGCTCACCGCAGGTCCTCGAGGTGCTCCAGCACGCCACCGCGCGGATCGGGGCCGACGATGCCCACGGCGTCGACGTGCAGGCTGCGCCGGTCCAGCACCCCGGGATGCGCCTGCGCCCACGCCACTGCGAGCCGCCACAGCCGCCTGAGCTTGCGCCCGTCGACGGCCTCGAACGGATGGCCGTAGCCGGTTCCCGAGCGCGTCTTCACCTCGACGACGGCGAGGCGCTCCCCTCGGCAGGCGACGATGTCGATCTCGCCGGCAGCGCAGCGCCAGTTGCGGTCGAGGATCTCGTATCCCTCGGACACGAGGTATCGCGCCGCCCGCTCCTCACCCGCTCGCCCCAGGTCGTCTTTGCGTGCCATGACGGCAGACTGCCCGGCCGCTCGGCCCCGAGGGGGACGCTCACGCGGACGGTGGAGAAGATGCCGCGTGTCGGCGGCCTGTGCAGACGGCGTCGCGCACGACGCCGTCGCGGAAGACTACTGGCCGTCGATGGAGAGCTCGTCGGGCAGCTCGAAGTCGCGCCGCGAGAGCTCCTCGATGTTGACGTCCTTGAATGTCAGCACGCGCACGGACTTCACGAACCGGTCCGAGCGGTAGATGTCCCAGACCCAGACGTCCTTCATCGTGAGCTCGAAGTAGAAGTCGGTCTCCGTGTCGTGACGCACGACGTCGACCTCGTTCGCCAGGTAGAAGCGCCGCTCGGTCTCGATCACGAACTGGAACTGGGAGACCACGTCCCGGTACTCGCGGAACAGCGCCAGCTCGAGTTCGCGGTCGTAATCCTCGAAGACATCGTCATCCATGGTCATCCCATCCTAGGCGCTCGCCGCGACGCCCCGCGTCGGCCGCGGCGCTCAGAAGAGGGCGGGCGCGTCGGCGATCGCCCAGGAGTGACGGTGGTGCGCGCTCAGGCCGTGGTCCCGGATGGCCGAACGGTGCGTCGCGCTCGCGTAGCCCTTGTTGCTCGCCCACTCATAGGCGGGCGCGTCGTCGTGCAGCCGCACCATGAGGTCGTCACGGGCGACCTTCGCGAGCACGGACGCCGCGGCCAGCGACGCGCAGTCCCGATCGCCCTTGACGACCGTGCGCACGTCGAGTCCGCCGCCGCGCACGGGGCTGATGTAGTCGTGGTTGCCGTCGAGCAGCACCACGCCGGTCGCGGGTGCGTAGCCCTGCTCCTCGAGGGCGGCCAGCGCGCGCACCGCCGCGAGCCCGAGGGCGCGGATGATGCCGGCCTCGTCGACCTCGGCGGCGGTGGCCCAGCCGAGCGCGCTCGCGCGCACCCAGCCCGCGGCTCGCTGAGCGACGTCGGCGCGGCGTCCCGCGGGCACGAGCTTCGAATCGCGCAGGCCGTCGGGCACGGGCGACGCGATGGCCTCGGCGTCGACGACGGAGGCGCCGATGGTGACCGGGCCCGCCAGCGCACCGCGGCCGACCTCATCGAGTCCGAAGACGAGAGGGCGCTCCGCCAGCAGCGCGCGCTCCTGGTCGAGAGTGGGGGCGACGACGGTCATCCGGCCGCGCTCGCCTTCTGCTCCTCGCGCTCCTCCTCGTGCTCGGGGATGCCGCGGAACACCTCGTGATGGCCGTCGATGAGCCCGAAGCGCTCGAGGGGCCAGGTGGTGAGGAACACGCGGCCGACGACGTTCTCCAGCGGCACGAAGCCCCCGCCGGGCTGATCCATGTTGAAGCGGGCGTCGCGGGAGTTGTCGCGGTTGTCGCCGAGCACCCAGAGCGCGCCGTCGGGCACCTGCACGTCGAACGGCTCGTTCGATGCGGCCGTGTCGCCCACGGGGAGCTTCAGGTAGTCCAGCTCGTCCACGGGGACGCCGTTGACGGAGATCTGGCCGAGCGCGTTGCAGCACTCCACGTGGTCGCCGGGGATGCCGATGATGCGCTTGACGAGATGGTCGTCGGAGTCGCCGGCGGAGAGGCCCACGGCCGTCAGGAGGTGATCGACCGCCTCGACGATCGGCGCGCGCGGCGCGGGAGCGGGCTGCCCTTCGAGCCATCCGCCCGGGTCCTCGAAGACGACGATGTCGCCGCGCTCGTACCCGGTCCACGCCGGCGTGAGCTCGTCGACGAGGATGCGGTCGTCGACCTGCAGCGTGTTCTCCATCGAACCGGAGGGGATGAAGAACGATCGGACGACGAACGTCTTGATGAGGAACGACACCACGAGCGCGATGACCACGATGAGGGCGATGTCGCGCAGAAAGGTGAGGAATCCGCGTCCGCGTCGCGTAGGCCGCGCCGCGGTCGTGATGTCGGTGGTCATGGGGTCCTTCGCATCCGCGCCGCCGGGTTGCGGGGGCGTCGATCCAGGTTCTCACACGAACGCAGACACCCCGTGCCGAGAGGCACGGGGTGTCTGCGCGAAGAGGATCAGCGGCTCTCGCGCTTCTCCTTGATCTTCGCCTTCTTGCCGCGCAGCTCGCGCAGGTAGTACAGCTTCGCGCGACGGACGTCACCACGGGTGACGACCTCGATGCGGTCGAGGACGGGCGAGTGCACGGGGAACGTGCGCTCCACGCCGACCTGGAAGCTGATCTTGCGGACCGTGAAGGTCTCGCGCACACCGGATCCCTGACGGCGGATGACGACGCCCTGGAACACCTGAACACGCGAGCGGTTGCCCTCGACGATGTTCACGTGCACCTTGACGGTGTCACCGGGGCCGAACGCGGGGACGTCCGAGCGGAGCGAGGCCGCGTCGACGGCGTCGAGAATGTGCATGACGGTTCTCTTCCTGCGGCCGCCTCAGGTCGACCGCCTTCGAAAATGGGGTATCGCGTGTGCGGTGGGATCCGGTTGCGGACCCTCGGCTCCCCTGTGGCAGAGCGCGAAACACGCGCGCCGACAGGCGCGGGCGTCACAGCACGACTCTCCATTGTCGCACACCGGCATCGGCCATCCGTCACGCTCGCGCGGGAGAGAATGGAGGTCCGACTGGAAGGACACCCCATGATCGAACTGCGCACCCCGGCCGAGATCGAGCAGATGCGCCCGGCCGGCCGGTTCGTCGCCGAGACCCTCGCCACCCTGAAGGACGAGACGCGCGTGGGCAC encodes:
- a CDS encoding YifB family Mg chelatase-like AAA ATPase; translation: MSVARTWAVALTGLRGEVVEVEADVTAHQPDIRIIGLADRALGEAARRVGNACENSGLPLPYRRLTVNLSPAGLPKQGTGFDLAIAVAALATDDRVRRPSAAAVVHLGELGLDGRLRPVAGVLPAVRAAVAAGRPRVIVPWGNREEAELVVGAEVWAAVSLAQVAAWHGAEVEVPDVPPVPGATAAPADAEELDLADVVGQQDAVEALIVAAAGGHHLLMSGPSGAGKTMLARRLPGILPPLDDEAALEVASVRSLAGEQVTRLDRRPPFEAPHHSASTAALIGGGSRVARPGAIARASRGVLFIDEATEAAASTLDALRQPLEQGSIDIHRAGFTARFPARFQLVLAKNPCPCGEYGVRGGDCTCSPHLIRRYAQRLSGPLLDRIDIDLKVERIASIAQTRSADGTTSAAARSRVTDARARSRRRLAGTPWQVNVDVPGAWLRRGPRAVDPGAVRSLDAALQRGVLTLRGYDRVLRVAWTVADLAGHDRPTAADVGRALFLKKGVVA
- the dprA gene encoding DNA-processing protein DprA, encoding MSLLDEPAVRAGGACVGADDSDRLARAAWTAITEPGDGTAGTLVAAFGPARALRMAEAGLRDAQLAALQLAPQTLTAASARWRPRLDASLVARTLQDAAKAELALFTPEEESWPPQLDDLGAHAPLALWVRGDRAALARLARSVAIVGARAATPYGEHVAAELAGELSAREVGIVSGAAYGIDGAAHRATLGSGGLTVAVVAGGADRVYPAGHARLFTELARTGAIVSESAPGSTPTKWRFLQRNRLIAALTAATVVVEAGARSGTLNTAGHAAALGRPLGAVPGPVTSATSAGCHRLLREFDAQCITSAADVLELLGEGPDAGDRAREPSAEEVRVRDALASRTPRDIPEIARRSGLAVGDVQAALGLLELAGEVRAVPGGWVLS
- a CDS encoding DUF2469 family protein, whose protein sequence is MDDDVFEDYDRELELALFREYRDVVSQFQFVIETERRFYLANEVDVVRHDTETDFYFELTMKDVWVWDIYRSDRFVKSVRVLTFKDVNIEELSRRDFELPDELSIDGQ
- a CDS encoding ribonuclease HII; the encoded protein is MTVVAPTLDQERALLAERPLVFGLDEVGRGALAGPVTIGASVVDAEAIASPVPDGLRDSKLVPAGRRADVAQRAAGWVRASALGWATAAEVDEAGIIRALGLAAVRALAALEEQGYAPATGVVLLDGNHDYISPVRGGGLDVRTVVKGDRDCASLAAASVLAKVARDDLMVRLHDDAPAYEWASNKGYASATHRSAIRDHGLSAHHRHSWAIADAPALF
- the lepB gene encoding signal peptidase I, with the protein product MTTDITTAARPTRRGRGFLTFLRDIALIVVIALVVSFLIKTFVVRSFFIPSGSMENTLQVDDRILVDELTPAWTGYERGDIVVFEDPGGWLEGQPAPAPRAPIVEAVDHLLTAVGLSAGDSDDHLVKRIIGIPGDHVECCNALGQISVNGVPVDELDYLKLPVGDTAASNEPFDVQVPDGALWVLGDNRDNSRDARFNMDQPGGGFVPLENVVGRVFLTTWPLERFGLIDGHHEVFRGIPEHEEEREEQKASAAG
- a CDS encoding YraN family protein, translating into MARKDDLGRAGEERAARYLVSEGYEILDRNWRCAAGEIDIVACRGERLAVVEVKTRSGTGYGHPFEAVDGRKLRRLWRLAVAWAQAHPGVLDRRSLHVDAVGIVGPDPRGGVLEHLEDLR
- the rplS gene encoding 50S ribosomal protein L19; this encodes MHILDAVDAASLRSDVPAFGPGDTVKVHVNIVEGNRSRVQVFQGVVIRRQGSGVRETFTVRKISFQVGVERTFPVHSPVLDRIEVVTRGDVRRAKLYYLRELRGKKAKIKEKRESR